The genomic region TCGGGTCTGCTCTCTTGCTGAAGTGTCTCAGATGTGCTCTGGAGATCCAGTAAATTTAACAGGTTCTCCTGATGGTGATCTCCTTCCAGGTCAAGCATCTCACTTGTTCTTTGCAGGTTATGGATGGTGATTGGTGGGTTCTCATCTGTGGGCTTACGTTCGTGGTCCAACACTTTATCAGTATCTCGCTCATAGCTGTTCAGAAGGACAGATTCATCTCTTTCAGCCAGAAGACTAATGTCTTCATCATGATCTCCTCTTTGAAACTTTGAGGAGTTGACTTCATCTTCTTGACTGAATGTCTCACTGGCATTTTTCAAAGATCCAATAAGAAGCACTTGGTTGAGATCCCGTCTCTGGTCTGTTTCATGCACAAGGTCATCTTCTCCTCTCTTACTTTTCTGGCTGAAGGTCTCACTGCTGTTTCTCAGGAGGCTTTGGTTGAGATTCTCACCTGAGGGACTGCCCTCAGCGCTGGCCTTCACCTGTTTCCCCTTGATGTCAATCACACTTGGGATTTTTTCATCCAGTATGAACTTCCTGTCTCCTGACTTCAGTTCAGTGTCCTGCTTCGTGCTCAATGCCATGACCTCATGTCCGGTACGAACGTTCTCATCATCTCTGTGAGTCACCTCGGAACTTTCCAGCATGGCTTCAGCTTCTGACATGGAGCTTAGAGCTGCTTCCTCATTTGGAGTGGACGTTTTGGGGATTTCTACATTTTCACACTCTGCTTTTAACAAACTTTCTGATTCATGATCAGCAGTTTCTTCTGAAGCATCATGGATCTGTTGGATTCTGGAATTTTCCGTCAGAGTGATGTGTGCTTCATTAAAGGAATCCTGAATTCCCAGAATTCTCTCTGCTCGTTCCTTTAACGTCTCATGTTTAGTTTGGACTTTGCTGGACATGTGGTTTGTTTGGTTAATGATCTTGACCTCTGACCTTCTGTCTGTGGCCAGTTCAGTGGTCTCTTCGTTCTGGATAGAATCACATCTCTGTTTAGATGGATCAGTTGGACATGAACTCATGTACTGGACATGTTCCTTTTCAGGAGGATCAAGGAACTCGACTTTGATGACCACACAAGTCGCATTGATGGCCACAAGGCCCGTGTTCTCATTggtcattgtgttttttcttgGTTCTGATTGTTCAAATCGACCTTCTCtacttctgtttgttttattttcagagcATATGGGTTCCATCCACAGGGGAATGGTTTGGTGATGTGGTCCCACCAGTGTTGTGGATTTAGAAGACACAGCTGGAGTGGCATGCTCCTTCTCCTTGTTAGAATCTGCATcctcatgtttgtttgtttttagaccAATGGCGGATCTTTTCTCAGTACTCCTCTTTCTCAGTTCCTCTCGCTCGTTTCTCAGTTCCTCTATGAGTTTGTGAAGTCTCACATTTTGGTCTGTCTGGTTATGATGTTCCTCTCTGGGTTCTTCTTTTAGTGTAGTGTCTCGGGTGAGAGTTCCTACTGAATCGGCCTCATCTCCCGGCTGATTTTCTGCAAAAGTTGAACTTTTTAAAAGACGAAATGTTTGACATTTGCGTGGTTCATCATTCAAACCTGAGAGCTTTCCCATATGAGAGACTAGACAGAAAACTGTTCcttcacttcttctttttcttctcctgggTTTAGTTAGAGTTATATCCGAATAAGAtgtctgatgtttctcctcacgTCCTGATGATTGTGGTGTTAAAACCTGTTGGTTGACCTGCTGATGAACCGAGGACCAAAGTTCCTGTTTATGTTGTGTTCTGTCCGAACCTGGAGAGCTCAGGGTTCCTGGTGTTCTATCACCTGATGAACATTGTAAATGCCATCTTCTGTCTGAGCATGAGACAGAGCAGTGGTCTATTTGTATGCGATTATGTGGTCCACCTCCTGACCTGTACTCCGTCCTGAGGCCAGGAGAAGCTCTGTGTGGTTCCAGTGTTcctgtgagtttgtgtgtgtcggGTGGAGAGGTGTacggtggaggtggtgtgtagTTTGGAGGTTGGTTCCAGACAGAACTCAGGCCTGTCCTCTGGGCTTGCTCTTTTAACATTTTCCCTGAAGTTTCATGTTTCACAGAGGTGTAAGGAGGAGGAAGCTGGTGAGAGCTGGTGTTTTTGAAGATATTGACACCGGACCTCTGCCTGGGTTCTGTGCTGAATGGTCCGCTTGTAGAAGCTGATGTTCTCTCagttttcagtgtgttttggattTCACTCCACATCTCTCCCTGCAGACGTCTCCTTCTgaggagagagtgattataacaCCAGCGTTTCACCCATTCCTCCAGCTCTCCGTAACTCTTAGCTCTGGAACTATCTCCATCCCTCTCTGGTCTGTAGTTTGTGGTGGAGGGTTGCCAGTGATTTCTTGAATCCTCACTCTGCACCATcatctccttttctcttctttccctTTGTGTCTTCATCAGAGCTCTCTGTTTTTCCATCTCATGACCTGTATACTCAGGGCACTGTCCAAACTCAGGTGTCCAGTTTACTCGGTTCCTTACATTTCTAGATCCTGACGTTGCCCAGGTGATGTTTTCTCTGATGCATCTGTgatttttgaaaagaaaaagagaagagagtcCTGGTGAAGTTTGAGACAGAGTCAGAATAACCAACATTCCAGTTATTCTAGTAAAAACACTAAATATCAATTAGGTGCCAGATGATGTttagtctaatctaatctgcctccaggatctgatctgatctgattaatttttcatttagaTCAATTCATTGTTCCCAGTGCAGTCTGAAAGCGTTTCTACACCGAATACCAAACCGAAAATAATCCTCAATAACAGGAGCAGAGTAATAATGTGAGaatactgccatctagtggattaGATGAGTATTATTATATCAAGCTTGAAGCTCCACCCCTTAAAAGGCAACACAGTTAGTTCCATCAGAGTGGGCGGAGTCAGGTTGGGTTTCTtcattgtttaattttattgctgttttaaagatgattaaatattaatgatgaATGTGTTCATGTTCAGTTCACTGAAATAAagtgttataaagtgttataaagtgttataaAGTGACCTTGTTTCAGATTAAAGCCAGCATTAAAGTTCTTAGTTCATTAAACCCTAATCTTCATCTTAATTTACAACCAGATCAGAAACATTTAGAAAATTTGAAACGTTGATTTGTGTTAAAATAGTAAAGAGTGTAACGTACGTGTGTGAAGACGAGATCCATCCAGAAGAACGTGTGTGGGGATCAGATGGAGggaacattctctctctcccttcacaCAGATCCATCAATTCAACTTCAATTCAACTTCAATTCAACTTCAATTCAACTTCAATTCAACTTCCTTTAAAGGAAATTCATAATTACACAATAatattacacaacacacacacaacacacacacaaacacaacacacacaacacacacacaacacacacacaaacacaacacacacacaaacacaacacacacaacacacacacaaacacaacacacacacaaacacaacacacacaacacacacacaaacacaacacacacaacacacacacaacacacacacaaacacaacacacacacaaacacaacacacacaacacacacacaaacacaacacacacacaaacacaacacacacaacacacacacaaacacaacacacacaacacacacacaacacacacacaaacacaacacacacacaaacacaacacacacaacacacacacaacacacacacaaacacaacacacacaacacacacacaacacacacacaaacacaacacacacacaaacacaacacacacaacacacacaacacacacacaacacacacacacacaccacacaacacacacacaacacacacacacaaacacaacacacacaacacacacaaaacacacaaacacaacacacacacacaacacacatacacacaacacacacacacacaacacacatacacacaacacacacacacacacaacacacaaaacacgcacacacaacacacaacacacacacacacaacacacaaaacacacacacacaacacacacacaaacacaacacacacaacacacacacacaaacacaacacacacacaaacacaacacacacaacacacacacacacaacacacaaaacacacacacacacacaacacaatacaacacacacacacaacagacatacacacaacacacacacacaacacacaaacacaacacaacacacacacacaacacacatacacacaacacacacaacacacatacacacaacacacaaaacacacacacacaacacacacacacaacacacacacacacaacacacacaacacaaaaacacaacacacacaaacaaacacacacaacacacacacacacacaacacacacacacaacacacacacaaacacaacacacacacaacacacacaacacacacacaaacacaacacacacaaacacaacagacacacacacaacacacacacacaacagacacacacaacacacatacacacaacacacacaacacacaaaacacacacacacacaacacaatacaacacacacacacaacacacacaaacacaacacacacacacaacacacatacacacaacacacacacactcaacacaaaacacacacacacacacacaacacaacacacacacacaaaacacaaacacaacacacacaacacacaaaacacacacacacacaacacaacacaatacaacacacacacacaacacacacaaacacaacacacacacacaacacacacaaacacaacacacacacacaacacacatacacacaacacacacaacacacacacacacaacacaaaacacacacacacacaacacaatacaacacacacacacaaaacacacaaacacaacacacacacacaacacacatacacacaacacacacaacacacacacacacaacacacaaaacacaaacacaatacaacacacacacacaacacacatacacacaacacacacacacacacaacacacaaaacacacaaacacaacacaacacacacacacacaacacacatacacacaacacacacaacacacacacaacacacaaaacacacacacacacacacaacacagtacaacacacacacacacaacacacatacacacaacacacacacacacaacacaaaaacacaacacaaaaacacaacacacacaaacaaacacacagaacacacaaacacaacacacaaaacacacacacaacacaacacacacaaacaaacacagcacacacacacgaacaccagagagagagagaggagacagagagagagagagagagagagagagagatggagagagagagagagacagagagagagagatggagagagacagagagacagagagagagagagatggagagagagagagagagagagagagagagatggagagagagagagagagagagagagagagagagagagagagagagagagagagagagagagagagatggagagagagagagagatggagagagagagagagagagagagagagagagagagatggagagagagagagagagagagagagagagagagagagagagagagagagagagagagagagagagagagagagagagagatgggagagagagagagagagagagagagagagagagagagagagagagagagagagagagagagagagagagagagagagagagagagagagagagagagagagatggagagagagagagagagagagagagagagagagagagagagagagagagagagagagagagagagagagatggagagagagagagagagagagagagagatggagagagagagagagagagagagagatggagagagagagtcagagagagatggagagagagagagagagagagagagtcagagagagatggagagagagagagagagagagagagagagagagagagagagagagagagagagagagagagagagctcacaCTCAGTCTCCTGCCCTGTGTGAAATCCCAGTCTTTCATCATGAAGAGCGATGTTTTGAGATTCTCCCGTTTCCTCTGACTCCGCCCACTAATGTCATCATAGTCTAGTTTTTTACTCACTGATAAAATCTCCTGTTAACAACACACTGCGTTAACGAGGAATGTAATTAAGCCTTACAACGATGGTGTTGCAAATGTAAACACTCCCAAAGTctggaggacacacacacacacacacacacacacacacacacacacacccacacacacacagagtaatgtGTAGATCAGCAGGTTTTAAGTGGAGTTTTTGTGAGCCTGAATCCTCTGAGATTAACGACACGCTGAAATCCACAAAATCCTCCAACACAGAATCAGATCAGTGTAATGAGTTTATTACAATATAATtacacatttataaaaagtacaatactatataagtatatatataaaagttttCACCTCAATGAACTCATCCTCACATGATGCAGTGGTACAGatttaaagcagtgtgtgtgtgtgtgtgtgtgtgtgtgtgtgtgtgggtgggtgtgggtgggtgtgtgtgggtgggtgtgtgtgggtgggtgtgggtgggtgtgtgtgggtgggtgtgtgtgggtgggtgtgtgtgtgtgtgggtgggtgtgtgtgggtgggggtgggtgggtgggtgtgtgtgggggggggggggtgtgggtgggtgtgtgggtgtgtgtgtgtgggtgtgtgggtgggt from Hemibagrus wyckioides isolate EC202008001 linkage group LG21, SWU_Hwy_1.0, whole genome shotgun sequence harbors:
- the si:ch211-159e12.5 gene encoding uncharacterized protein si:ch211-159e12.5, with translation MDLCEGRERMFPPSDPHTRSSGWISSSHTCIRENITWATSGSRNVRNRVNWTPEFGQCPEYTGHEMEKQRALMKTQRERREKEMMVQSEDSRNHWQPSTTNYRPERDGDSSRAKSYGELEEWVKRWCYNHSLLRRRRLQGEMWSEIQNTLKTERTSASTSGPFSTEPRQRSGVNIFKNTSSHQLPPPYTSVKHETSGKMLKEQAQRTGLSSVWNQPPNYTPPPPYTSPPDTHKLTGTLEPHRASPGLRTEYRSGGGPHNRIQIDHCSVSCSDRRWHLQCSSGDRTPGTLSSPGSDRTQHKQELWSSVHQQVNQQVLTPQSSGREEKHQTSYSDITLTKPRRRKRRSEGTVFCLVSHMGKLSGLNDEPRKCQTFRLLKSSTFAENQPGDEADSVGTLTRDTTLKEEPREEHHNQTDQNVRLHKLIEELRNEREELRKRSTEKRSAIGLKTNKHEDADSNKEKEHATPAVSSKSTTLVGPHHQTIPLWMEPICSENKTNRSREGRFEQSEPRKNTMTNENTGLVAINATCVVIKVEFLDPPEKEHVQYMSSCPTDPSKQRCDSIQNEETTELATDRRSEVKIINQTNHMSSKVQTKHETLKERAERILGIQDSFNEAHITLTENSRIQQIHDASEETADHESESLLKAECENVEIPKTSTPNEEAALSSMSEAEAMLESSEVTHRDDENVRTGHEVMALSTKQDTELKSGDRKFILDEKIPSVIDIKGKQVKASAEGSPSGENLNQSLLRNSSETFSQKSKRGEDDLVHETDQRRDLNQVLLIGSLKNASETFSQEDEVNSSKFQRGDHDEDISLLAERDESVLLNSYERDTDKVLDHERKPTDENPPITIHNLQRTSEMLDLEGDHHQENLLNLLDLQSTSETLQQESRPEQNLSCSGDPQAGFGHHVEDTTETLAPEVTPGEEHLSDIWPNLLHSSVVNISEKDILREDRPSHTKHDANHIHQTLPGHSMKNTSESCDLEDVLGEGNLSSDEVNLFSSIRDIRKSEQSFLHEDGEEMLSSASSQTDMLLDDLQNLFDVSVTCELMEQEGNETITSPSSPSSDLQALSTEKLTSSLLSPLHAEISPHPPDPVSSTLLSPPPTGSSLSRPYDSLSEISRVHAQAGSSALSMAKNSIRARACPGSLWDAVSRIRRHTAPDSETEEDEGEVWEPVEPGEDHLSKNAGIKDEESDPEETSRCAGVQLQDVRRHAAEMKDEADDSLSSSSVDSLDTVIEGESRRNLLETDEEDEKIQESDLFSENGE